The DNA segment TGATAATAGCCCCAGGCGGAAGTTTTGGGCAGTCCCCTGCATGGGCCGTGCATATTGTTCATCAGGACCTTTACGGCGGCCTCTCTCGCGTTTTCTATCTCAAGCCATTGATGGTTATTCATCTTATTCGACCCCCAGACGGGATTTGACGATATCAAGAAACTGGCGTGCCACAACCCGATAGTCATACTTTTCGACAGCTCGCTTCCTGCCGGCCTGCCCCATTCTCTCACGCAATGATGGATCGCTCATCAGTTCACGAAGATACCCTGCTATATCGTACGAGCTTGCACGGTAATCCACCGTCCGAGGTCGACGAAAGGATATGCGTTTTCGGTCACCCTCACAGCCGCAGATCACCGTTTCCTTCATCTTAACTTCCTGTGCAATACCGGCCAGATATGCGTTTTCCCCATGAACCATTGTATCCAGCAGCCCCATTGCTTTGATGCCTATGACGGGTTTGCCGCAAGCTGCAGCTTCAACCTGAATCATACCGAAACCTTCAATTCTCGAAGGAGCAGCGTAAATATCGCAAGCAGCAAGAAGATACGGCATAAATTCACGGCTGGTAACATTCATCGCATAGATAACGTTGTCATCGATCTCAAGCTCGCGAGCAAGTCGACGGTCCAATTCGTTCTGGTTCAGCGTCCGAGGCCCGGGGTAAACTTTGCAGATATATTTCCAATCGGGCAGATCACTGTTGCACATCGCCAGTGCATGCATCACTTCCTGGGCGCCCTTGCTGGCCGCATCCCCGCCAGCGGTAAGTATCATGAGCGTATCGTCATCTATGCCAAGGGTTTCCCGGACTGCAGCGACTTTCTGATCCGAAGCTGAACGGGGGCAGAAATTATCAGTGTCGCAACCGACCGGCAGCACCTCGATATTCTGCCCCTTAAGTCCGTCACGCATGTAAACTTCTTTCACCCATTGTGATGTTACCAGTATGAGCGGCAGAGAGTCGAGAGTTTCACGGTGGTCGGCAATATAACCGTCCGCTACCAGCCAGGGGACAGCAGCAATGCCGTGTTTTTGAGGGTGGTGGACAAGATCGGGAGTAAAGCCCCAATAGCCGATGCCAACCGCAACGTCCGGCCTATACCAGCGGTAGTACCACTCTTTCTCATATGCACTCTGAAAGTGAACCTGCTGGACATCGACACCAACCTGCTTGAGGCCCTTTGCAAAAAGATCGCCCTGTGTGCTCAGTCCGCCCGGATATGGCGGATACTCATACATGAGCAGAACTTTCATGCTGTTTCCCTTTAAAGAAACGTTATGTTTGTTGTATTCGACAGAATGCCTCCGGGCTGGTGACAGCCTTCGCTTCAAAACTTTCAGGCAAGAATCCGTAATATTCAGTGACCAGTCGTCGCTTAGTCTGTAAAGTTGCCTCATCAAGGTGCAGAATGATATCAGCATTCGGCTGAGCGTGGGGCGACTGCGTTCCGCCATCATCGAAATATGCGAACGTCCAAAGATCGCCGGTAGGAAGCTCATGATCGCAAAACATGGCTGTTACCGCCCTGCTGACCTCTTCATGCCTTATGTGACGTGTATACTCCCCTCTTGGTCCATGCGTAATAATCAAGTCATAGCTGTGATCATTCAGTAACTGATGTACGCACTTGCTGACAGCCTCGTTAGAAAGGGGTGGTAGACCAGGCGAATCGTCGAGGTCTCCCATGACACCCGAGGCCTGGTAGAAGTCCAGGACACGGCGAAATTTTGGCGCACGGTCGGGGTCGCTGCGCCGACACAAACATACGACGTGCCAGTTAGATTCAGGATGGGTGAGGATCAGGCCTCCGCACCAGATCGTTTCATCGTCAGGATGTGCGACTATCACACAGCAGTTTTCATATTCCCAGCCGTCCAATGTGTCCCCCCATGGAACGTGCATCTCAAAATTCGGCAAACAACATAATTCTAGTATTGCGAAGCCAACCTGAGAACCTAAAAAGCAGGAATATCAATAATTTTAAAGCAAAAGCACCCCCTCTGTTTGTGCAAAATCTCCAAATAGAAAAGGCCGATCGTCAAAAAACTGACGTCGGCCTAAGTTATCTTAGTTGCTGTAAGTCACAGCTTCCGAAAGATATCTTCCGTCTTTTACCAGTAGTGCTGGACCGCACCGTTGTTGTTGGGAGCGACATAGTTTTTATCCATCTCACGCAGATTCCGCCATTCGACACTGCCGTCAGCATTGAGGACATTTCCACCTTCGGCTTTTGAGCCGTCAAGATGATTAGAGCTGAACGGCTCAGGCCTGCCACCGTAAATCTCGGAAAAGTCTCTAGGTTCATCAGCATCATGGGTAAAAACCAGATCGACAACCATGGGTCGACTGCTTGCATTGGGGACACTTGTCTTGTCAATGAATATACGCCTGCCTGCAAGTCGACTGTCGTCCGGATAAATTGTATTATAGCTTGTGTTTCGGACGTCAGCTTCGCGCCAGTCCGCATTGAATGTAAGCAGCCAGAAGTAATCGGTCACTGCCCATCCGGTGGTTGTTTCGTCAACATCATCAATATCGTTTACCGACATGTGACTGACAAAATAATCCTCAAGCTCCTTGTTTTCTTTGGATCTGAGGGTGTTGGCAGGGCAATATATGCTTTCCAATTGGTAGTCAGTGCGTATATCATCAGCGACATTGCGAGGCAGGTCGAACAGCCAGCGCCCAAGATACGGGCCCTGCTGAGGCACTACGGGTAATTTAGAATTGTGATCAGATGCATAAAGATTCAGGACCAGGCTGATGTTCTTCATGTGAGCGCCGCAGACCACTCGGCGGGCGCGTCGTTTCACGGAAGATAACGCAGGCATCATAATTGCTAAAAGAAGGGCAATGATCGCTATTACGACCAACAGTTCAATTAACGTAAAAGCTCTTCTGCGCATCTGCACATCTCCGAATTCAATTAACGAAAGTCAGATGCCACCCTAGCCCTGACATATCAGTATTTTACTGTACCTGCTGCTAATTTACAAGATTTGGCTGAAAAACAAGCATCGCGACATTGGTACCGTTGAAGATCATATGCATGAATATCGGCCGCCAAAGAGACCCGCTTTTTTCGTAGGCATAGCCGAAGCCGCAAGAAAGCAGAAACAACGGCAGCCAGTGTGTCCAGTTGGCGTGCAGAACGGCGAAGATCAATGACGTTGCAGCAATACCGGGCCAATTGCCCATATATGAAACCAGGGAAGACTGAAGGAGCCCGCGAAAAAGCAGTTCTTCAAAAATCGGGATAATCACGATGACCGAGACGGCAATGGCCACAACAACAGGCAATGAAGGATTGTCCATTATAGCTTTAAGGCTTTCATGCATGGGCAACTGAAACCCATCGCCGCTGATAGCTTCACCAATAAACTGTATCAGATAGATCGTGCCCACTACCAAAGGCATCACTGCAAGGTAGTGGATCAATCCCCAGAGAGCGTCTTTGGTGACTGTGCATAAAGAAAGTCCAAAACCGGCCAGTCCTCTCGTAAAATAGAAATGCCCCAGCACCAGTATGGTCAATGTCAGCAGTATGTCGACACAGCCAGTGCTGATATATAAGGCCATGAGCTTAACGGTCTCATCAGCAGTGTCAAAAAATGCTGTTATCGCCGAGCCAGCCACGACGAGCAGACCAAACCACAGTATCAGTATGCCGAAAGGCAGCCATGGTGTCATACTGTGGCGACGCGAGGGTTTGTGTGCCAAAGCTCGTGCCCCGAACCCGTTCTGTGCCCATCTGATCAGCAGACCGCAGCCCGTGATCAAAATGAGCAGTTCAAGAGCTCCCAGCCAAGAGGGTTGGGGCTGATCGACAGCGGCTAAAAATTGCCAAAATTTCAACATAAACTAATCCACCAATTGAAAGGTAACCGATTTTCTATTAGATTAACATAGATTATGCAAGGAAAATAGATATGGACGCATTGGAAATTCACGGGCCGGTCCAACTGGACGGCACAATAGAGATAAGCGGCAGCAAAAACGCTGCTCTTCCCATAATGGCGGCAGCTTTGCTCGCCCCGGGCGAATCGGTAATCGAAGGCGTGCCCAAGCTTGTGGACATCGCTGTTCTGGAACGGCTTCTGGCCTCACTTGGCGTAAAGGTCTGCCGCGATGAGACCGGCTCGATCCATATTGACGCAACCACGATCGAAAAGCCGATAGGTGAATACGATATTGTGCGCAAGATGCGCGCGAGTATCTGCATCCTCGGCCCCCTGCTGGCGAGGTGCGGCCATGTAGAAGTGTCCATGCCTGGCGGCTGCGCGATAGGCGACAGGCCCGTGGACATACATCTGCGGGGCCTGCGAGAACTGGGCGCCCAGATAACACTGGAGAACGGATATATTGTTGCGGACGCTCCACAGGGACTTAAGGGTGGGGCAATATTCCTCGGAGGTCCCTTCGGATCGACTGTACTCGGCACTGCGAACATTCTTATGGCCGCTACACTTGCGGAAGGCAAAACTGTCATCGAATGTGCAGCTTGTGAACCGGAAATATGTGATCTTGCGAATTTTCTGAACGAAATGGGTGCAAAGATCACAGGCATCGGATCGCCGCGTCTGACTGTCGAAGGTGTTTCCGGGCTTTCACCTGTCAAATATAAGGTCATCGGCGACCGCATCGAGGCTGGAACATTCATGGTCGCTGCTGCTATCACACGAGGCAGACTCGAGCTCAAGAACTGTGATCTGGGACACATGCTGGCAGTAGTAGACGTACTCCGCAAGATCGGCGTCAGGATCGATGAGACCAATGACGGATGCGTGGTGACATGCACCGGCAGACTTTCGCCGGTAGACATCACCACACAGGTGTATCCGGGCTTTCCGACCGATCTCCAGGCACAGCTTATGGCTCTTTTGGCTCTCGCAGATGGTAACAGCGTTGTTACCGAAAAGATATTCCCGGATCGTTTCATGCACGTTGCGGAACTTAACCGCATGGCGGCAAACATACGCAAAGAAGGCCCCACCGCGATCATTGCGGGCGTTGAGCGGCTTGTTGCTGCCCCGGTAATGGCATCGGATCTGAGAGCGTCGGCTGCGCTGGTGCTGGCGGCAATGGCGGCTGAGGGCACCACGTTGATAAACCGCGTCTACCACATCGACCGCGGCTATGAGAGAATCGAGGAAAAACTCAACCCGGCAGGTGCCAGCATCGTCCGGAAGCAGGTTGAGCAGGTCTAGGCCTGAACAAAACTCTCCAATTCGCTTCAGGTTCGGCCCCTGTGCCCCACCCAATTTGCGTTTTGCGCAACCGTTGCGTTTAGAAATTCTTTTCTTCCGATAGGCCCATTCTCTTCCTGCAGTGACATAGCGGTGTCACTCAAGCCTGAAAAAGCGTAGCCGATCTGGGCCAGATCGACGATTATACCAGTGTCCCGGGCAGGATGAAATAGTATCACCCGCTCTGAATGGATTCCTGCTCTGGACTCTTGCGAGGAATGGAGAAGGAGGACCGCGGTGCTGCAATAAATGTGAAAATCTCCGTGCTGGAAGCGATGACAAACTTTTCAGCAGCTTCTAAATACACAAATCCTTGCACCGCTTTGTGGGCAGAGGGTGACTCCGTGCACCCCCTGCTCCTTTTTTCGATACAGCAGTAAAACCAAACCGCTTCGAAACATGTGAGCAAAATGGGGTCTGCTCGGTCGTGTCAGTCACATTTCAACAAATTCGATTCAACGATTCTCACGTGAGCTATTATTCGCCTAACTGATCAGCTTCGGTAACCTTTTTGCGGTAGAGTCGGGTCTGGAGGGGATTTTTCCACATGGTCCAGTCCGAGTCGCCGGGTTCGTTCTCTATCTCAGTGACAACCTGGTTCATTTTCGCATCCAGATCGTCTATTCTGCTGAGCATGAACGCCTCCGCAGTCGCAGGCAGCTTGGGCGAACCGAAGTCATACTGGCCGTGATGCGCAAGGATCATATGCTGTATATTTGAAATTATGTCGCGGTCAATTTCAGTTCCGTTGGCAGCGAGTTCGTCTGCTTTTTTGTCTATCATGACCACGCAATGCACAATATGGCCCACGAGCTGTCCTTCGTCCGTGTAGGAAAAGCCCATTTTATAGGAAAGTTCCCAGGTTTTCGCGATATCATGCAGAAAGATGCCCGCAAGCACTAGATCCGCCTGAACCTTGGGATAGAGGGGCAATATCGACTTTGCAACCTTGAGCATGGTGAAGGTGTGTTCGAGAAGCCCGCCGAGATAGTCATGGTGCATGCGTGTGGCTGCCGGAGCTGTGCAGAATTCTTTCATGAGCTTTTTATCGCTGAGAAACGCGCTGAGAAGAGCGCGAATCTGAGAATTCTTGATTTCACCCAGGATCGAATTGACCTCATTGAACATTTCAGAAACATTTTTATCTGTCCGCGGCATGTAGTCCGCAAGGGACACTTCATCCGGATCAATCACTTCAACCTGGTTGACTATCAGTTGGATAGCGTTCTGATACAGCTCACTCTTGCCGCGGATGCGAACAAAGCCTTCTTTTGGAAGAGACTCATATATCTCCTGGGTAGCCTGCCACATTCGGCAGTTGACCTTGCCGGTCTTGTCGGAAAGGTACATCGCGATATACAGGTCCCCGCGCGAAGTATTTCGCAGTATGGGCTGGGTGACCATGTATACATCTTCTATCATCTGGCCTGGTTTGAGTTCCTTGATGAACAGGTGAGGCATTATTGCTCCATTTTTTGAGTTTCAGCGATAATTATTGAAAAAGCTGTACACTCTACCCGGTGAATGATACGAGCGGGAAATTAGATGTCAGCAATTCGAACGGGCTCATTATAACAAGCGCAAACTAAAACTCAAAAACGAAATGCACGACTCTACCAATTCACATCTTATGGCTGAATAGTTGGACAGAAGTTCAGCAGATGAGCGCCGGTATACTCAACGGCGTTTGGGGAGAATATCATATTTGCGGATTTTGTAGCCGAGTATCCGCTCAGTAACACCCAGATCCCGGGCTGCCTGCCGCTGATTTCCGTTTGTTTTCTTGAGAGCGTCGACAATCAGTTCACGCTCCTTATTTTCTATGATCTCCGGAAGTGTCAGATTTTTCTCGGCCGGCGCATTCGGTTTTACCATCTGCAGGGACGGAGGCAGGTGTTCGGATCGAATAACGTCTTCATTGCAGACCAGAACCGCCCTTTCGATACAATTCTCGAGCTCACGAATGTTGCCCGGCCAGTGATAGCTGGTGAGCATCTTTATCGCTGGAGTAGATATCCTGGAAATAGATTTATTGTTTTCAGGGGCGTACTTTTCCAGGAAATAGTCAGCGAGAAGCATGACGTCGTCCTTGCGGTCCCGAAGCGGCGGCAAATAGATAGGGAATACATTGATTCTGTAATACAGATCCTCGCGGAAGAGTCCTTCGCGAATCTCCTGTTCCAGGTCCTTGTGAGTGGCGACTACGATGCGAACGTTTGTCTTTATCGTTTCGGTTCCGCCCAGACGTTCGAATTCCTTGAACTGGATCACTCGCAGCAGCTTTACCTGCAAGTTGAGTGAAAAATCTCCAATTTCGTCCAGAAATATCGTCCCGCCATGTGCCATCTCGAAACGGCCTTTCTTCCGTTCGACAGCACCCGTAAACGCCCCCTTTTCATGGCCGAAAAGCTCACTTTCAAGAAGTGTTTCGGGCAGCGCGGTGCAGTTTACCTTAACGAACGGTTTGTCCGCACGCAGGGAGTTGTAGTGTACCGCATGGGCGACCAGGTCCTTACCCGTACCGGACTCGCCGCGGATCAGAACTGTCGCATTGGAGTTTGCGACTTGCTCAACCAGGCGGTAGACCTGCTGCATCGCATTGGAAGTACCAACCATATTGTCAATTTTGAAGCGTGAACGAAGTTCGGAACGAAGGCGTTCGTTCTCGCTTGTAAGGCCCTTTCGCTCGGACTGGAGACGCCGATTCAGCCTGACCGCCTGTGCGATCATAGTAGAAATGACGTTGAGAAAATAAGTTTCACTTTCAAGATCGTCACCGGACTGAGATTTTTTGTCGACACTTATCGTCCCGATCGTGTTGCCCTCAAGCTTAATAGGCAGGCAGAAAAAGGCGCGTCTTTCAGTGGAAAGTTCCGGTTTCGTACGTGTTTTGTACAGGAATCGGGGGTCTTTGCGGATATCCGGCACTATAACCTCTTTGCCGGTCTGTACAACGGTTCCGGTAATACCCTCACCAGGCTTGTATGTTACTTGCTTTTTGTTTGCATCGCTTATTCCATGTGCGACTTCGATGTTGATCGTCTCTGAATCAGGGTCGAAAAGCGTAATCGTACCCCGCCTGAGCTTGAGCTGCTGATCGAGCCATTTGAGAATGGCTTTGAGAGATGATTCCAGGTCGATAGCTTCTGAGAAAACATTGGCTATCTGGCTGAGCAGTTCGATGTCTTTTGTGGCCTTTTTTGCCATTTAGAAATCCTTTCAACTTGTTGAGCCCCAATCGTATAACATATTTGTCCCATAACATCAACAAAATTACATAATTGTAAGCAAAAATAAAAATAACTACATTTTTGACAACCCTACAGTCTACAAATACAGTTTTGTCATTGCTGAATGGGCGTATATTTCAATTTCATCGCAGAAAACCCATCACCGAACATCACTATAAGTGATGCTGCTATAAGTAAGTAAAATAAGTAATTTGAGGTTTTGTCGTTCAACAAGTATCATGTCCTTGCTGCAATGTCCGGCATAAGCTTTCAAAAGGTATAAATAGAGGACAAAAATGACAGGTCATCCCAGTACAGGTTACAGCGGTTTAGACGAAATACTATGCAATTTGCAGATAGGCGACAATGTTGTATGGCAGGTGGACAGCATCGAAGACTATTCCCATTTTGTGCGGCCCTATGTCGAAAAGGCCCTGGAGCAGGAGCGTAATGTCGTATATATGCGATTTGCCGACCATGAACCGCTGGTCAAGGACCAGGACGGGGTTGTGGTTTACGAGCTGGACGCAAACGTTGGCTTTGAGACTTTTTCGATGGCCGTACATAACATCATCACCAACGAAGGTGTTGGGTCGTTTTATGTTTTTGACTGTCTGTCAGAGCTCGTCAGCGCGTGGGCCACGGATATGATGATCGGGAACTTCTTTATGATCACATGTCCGTACCTTTTTGAGCTGGACACGATCGCATATTTCGGCATACTCAGGAATTACCACTCCTTCAAAACAGTAGCGAGAATCCGTGAGACAACCCAGCTTCTGCTGGATGTATACCACTTCAAGGGTAATTTTTACGTTCATCCGCTCAAGGTCTGGAATCGGTATTCTCCTACCATGTTCCTGCCCCATCTGCAGGATGGCGACACATTCAGGCCGGTAACCCAGAGCATGGATGTAACGCAACTGTTTTCACACATATCCGAAAAGGGACTCGATGGAAGCAGACGCACACTGGATTACTGGGACAGACTGTTTCTGCATGCTCAGGAACTTTTGTCAGAAAGCGGTGACAAAGAAGAGATCGAACGCGCTAAGTCGCAATTGTCCAGGATAATGGTCGGACACGAGGAAAGACTTAGTCGACTGGCAGAAAAAACGTTTTCACTTAGCGATCTGATCAGCATCAATAACCGACTGATAGGCAGCGGCTTTATAGGCGGCAAGGCGGCCGGCATGCTTCTGGCGCAGAAGATATTACTTAACGATGAGAAGCTCAACTGGCAAGAAAACACCGAGCCGCATGATTCATTCTATATCGGATCGGACGTCTTTTACACTTACATAGTGGAAAACAAGTGGTGGAAGCTCTGGGTCGAGCAGAAGAGTCAGCGAGGCTATTTCAAGGCAGCGGAGAAACTGAAGCAGAAGATACTCAAGGGCAGATTCCCCAGTGAGATACGACAGCGTTTCCAGGAAATAATAGAGTATTTCGGACAGTCGCCCATTATCGTCCGATCCAGCAGTCTGCTGGAGGATTCTTTCGGCAATGCGTTCGCGGGCAAGTATGACAGCGTCTTTCTAGTCAATCAGGGCAGTCCGGATGAGAGGTATGCAGCATTCGAAGCCGCGGTACGTGAGGTCTACGCCAGCACCATGAGCGAGGATGCACTTACTTACCGTCTGCAAAGAGGTCTCGATCAAATGGACGAACAGATGGCGCTTCTTGTTCAGCGAGTATCAGGTTCTAACCGCGGCAAATACTTCTTCCCGGATCTTGCAGGCGTGGGAGTGTCGTACAATACATTCGTATGGCAGAGCGACATGGATCCGAAGGCTGGCATGCTGCGGCTGGTGTTTGGACTTGGAACGCGAGCCGTCGATCGTGTGGAGGATGACTATCCTCGAACAATCGCCCTGGACAATCCGCTATTGCGACCTCACGAGGACATGAAGAAAATCGCAAGGTTTTCTCAGAGAAAAGTTGATCTGCTTGACATATCAGAAAATAAGGTTGCTACCAAACGCGCAAGAGTCCTTGCGAATGAAGGCCTTGGTCTGGATATGCAGCTCGACATGGTTGCTGACCGGGATAAGAAGGCAGAGGCCAGGATGAAGTCCGCGGGAATGAAGCAGGAAAAGGCGTGGGTGCTCACTTTTGAAAAGCTGCTGTCACAGACGGATTTTGCCGAAAAGATGCAGGGGATGCTCAAGACACTGGAAGCGGCCTACAATTATCCTGTGGATGTGGAGTTCACTGCGAATTTTGCCAATGATGGGCGACTGCGAGTGAATGTGGTTCAGTGTCGACCCCTGCAGACTCGCGGTCAGAAGGCAAACGTATCGATCCCCAAAGATATCAGCGAGGAGAAGATACTGTTCAGGTCGCAAGGGTTTACGATGGGAGGCAGTATCGCCCTGCATTTGAAGAGGCTTATCTACGTGGTGCCGGATGAGTATATTAAGCTGGGCATTTCCGAAAAACACGAGGTAGCCAGGACTATCGGCAAGCTGAATAAACAGCTAAAGGACCAGGAGGATAAGCCGACCCTGCTTATGGGACCCGGCAGGTGGGGCACCACCACGCCAAGCCTGGGCGTGCCAGTACATTTTTCTGAGATTAATCATGCCTCAGTACTTTGTGAGATGGCTTATGAGGGAGGCAATCTGATGCCAGAGCTTTCGTTTGGAACGCACTTCTTTCAGGACCTCGTAGAGGGTGACATCTTTTATGCCGCACTGTTCCCGGACAGGGAACACGTTCACATAAACAGGGATTGGTTCAACAGCATGCCCAATCAGTTAAATGAGCTTCTGGGAGAAGAGTGTAGATTCGCTAATGTGATCAAAGCATGTGAGTTTACGGATGAGGATCTGCAGATCGTATGCGATGTGCTAACACAACGATTGGCTTGTTTTTTCACATAGCCGTACATCCGGGCCCAGTAAAAACCTTGTCTGCATGATCAGTTAAGGTTGCGACGAAGAACGGCTGCTGTTGCTATGGTCCGCGAGACATCTCCAA comes from the Anaerohalosphaera lusitana genome and includes:
- a CDS encoding glycosyltransferase family 4 protein, giving the protein MKVLLMYEYPPYPGGLSTQGDLFAKGLKQVGVDVQQVHFQSAYEKEWYYRWYRPDVAVGIGYWGFTPDLVHHPQKHGIAAVPWLVADGYIADHRETLDSLPLILVTSQWVKEVYMRDGLKGQNIEVLPVGCDTDNFCPRSASDQKVAAVRETLGIDDDTLMILTAGGDAASKGAQEVMHALAMCNSDLPDWKYICKVYPGPRTLNQNELDRRLARELEIDDNVIYAMNVTSREFMPYLLAACDIYAAPSRIEGFGMIQVEAAACGKPVIGIKAMGLLDTMVHGENAYLAGIAQEVKMKETVICGCEGDRKRISFRRPRTVDYRASSYDIAGYLRELMSDPSLRERMGQAGRKRAVEKYDYRVVARQFLDIVKSRLGVE
- a CDS encoding PIG-L deacetylase family protein; amino-acid sequence: MPNFEMHVPWGDTLDGWEYENCCVIVAHPDDETIWCGGLILTHPESNWHVVCLCRRSDPDRAPKFRRVLDFYQASGVMGDLDDSPGLPPLSNEAVSKCVHQLLNDHSYDLIITHGPRGEYTRHIRHEEVSRAVTAMFCDHELPTGDLWTFAYFDDGGTQSPHAQPNADIILHLDEATLQTKRRLVTEYYGFLPESFEAKAVTSPEAFCRIQQT
- a CDS encoding CPBP family intramembrane glutamic endopeptidase — its product is MLKFWQFLAAVDQPQPSWLGALELLILITGCGLLIRWAQNGFGARALAHKPSRRHSMTPWLPFGILILWFGLLVVAGSAITAFFDTADETVKLMALYISTGCVDILLTLTILVLGHFYFTRGLAGFGLSLCTVTKDALWGLIHYLAVMPLVVGTIYLIQFIGEAISGDGFQLPMHESLKAIMDNPSLPVVVAIAVSVIVIIPIFEELLFRGLLQSSLVSYMGNWPGIAATSLIFAVLHANWTHWLPLFLLSCGFGYAYEKSGSLWRPIFMHMIFNGTNVAMLVFQPNLVN
- the murA gene encoding UDP-N-acetylglucosamine 1-carboxyvinyltransferase, translated to MDALEIHGPVQLDGTIEISGSKNAALPIMAAALLAPGESVIEGVPKLVDIAVLERLLASLGVKVCRDETGSIHIDATTIEKPIGEYDIVRKMRASICILGPLLARCGHVEVSMPGGCAIGDRPVDIHLRGLRELGAQITLENGYIVADAPQGLKGGAIFLGGPFGSTVLGTANILMAATLAEGKTVIECAACEPEICDLANFLNEMGAKITGIGSPRLTVEGVSGLSPVKYKVIGDRIEAGTFMVAAAITRGRLELKNCDLGHMLAVVDVLRKIGVRIDETNDGCVVTCTGRLSPVDITTQVYPGFPTDLQAQLMALLALADGNSVVTEKIFPDRFMHVAELNRMAANIRKEGPTAIIAGVERLVAAPVMASDLRASAALVLAAMAAEGTTLINRVYHIDRGYERIEEKLNPAGASIVRKQVEQV
- a CDS encoding 3'-5' exoribonuclease YhaM family protein: MPHLFIKELKPGQMIEDVYMVTQPILRNTSRGDLYIAMYLSDKTGKVNCRMWQATQEIYESLPKEGFVRIRGKSELYQNAIQLIVNQVEVIDPDEVSLADYMPRTDKNVSEMFNEVNSILGEIKNSQIRALLSAFLSDKKLMKEFCTAPAATRMHHDYLGGLLEHTFTMLKVAKSILPLYPKVQADLVLAGIFLHDIAKTWELSYKMGFSYTDEGQLVGHIVHCVVMIDKKADELAANGTEIDRDIISNIQHMILAHHGQYDFGSPKLPATAEAFMLSRIDDLDAKMNQVVTEIENEPGDSDWTMWKNPLQTRLYRKKVTEADQLGE
- a CDS encoding sigma-54 interaction domain-containing protein, whose protein sequence is MAKKATKDIELLSQIANVFSEAIDLESSLKAILKWLDQQLKLRRGTITLFDPDSETINIEVAHGISDANKKQVTYKPGEGITGTVVQTGKEVIVPDIRKDPRFLYKTRTKPELSTERRAFFCLPIKLEGNTIGTISVDKKSQSGDDLESETYFLNVISTMIAQAVRLNRRLQSERKGLTSENERLRSELRSRFKIDNMVGTSNAMQQVYRLVEQVANSNATVLIRGESGTGKDLVAHAVHYNSLRADKPFVKVNCTALPETLLESELFGHEKGAFTGAVERKKGRFEMAHGGTIFLDEIGDFSLNLQVKLLRVIQFKEFERLGGTETIKTNVRIVVATHKDLEQEIREGLFREDLYYRINVFPIYLPPLRDRKDDVMLLADYFLEKYAPENNKSISRISTPAIKMLTSYHWPGNIRELENCIERAVLVCNEDVIRSEHLPPSLQMVKPNAPAEKNLTLPEIIENKERELIVDALKKTNGNQRQAARDLGVTERILGYKIRKYDILPKRR
- a CDS encoding PEP/pyruvate-binding domain-containing protein, translating into MTGHPSTGYSGLDEILCNLQIGDNVVWQVDSIEDYSHFVRPYVEKALEQERNVVYMRFADHEPLVKDQDGVVVYELDANVGFETFSMAVHNIITNEGVGSFYVFDCLSELVSAWATDMMIGNFFMITCPYLFELDTIAYFGILRNYHSFKTVARIRETTQLLLDVYHFKGNFYVHPLKVWNRYSPTMFLPHLQDGDTFRPVTQSMDVTQLFSHISEKGLDGSRRTLDYWDRLFLHAQELLSESGDKEEIERAKSQLSRIMVGHEERLSRLAEKTFSLSDLISINNRLIGSGFIGGKAAGMLLAQKILLNDEKLNWQENTEPHDSFYIGSDVFYTYIVENKWWKLWVEQKSQRGYFKAAEKLKQKILKGRFPSEIRQRFQEIIEYFGQSPIIVRSSSLLEDSFGNAFAGKYDSVFLVNQGSPDERYAAFEAAVREVYASTMSEDALTYRLQRGLDQMDEQMALLVQRVSGSNRGKYFFPDLAGVGVSYNTFVWQSDMDPKAGMLRLVFGLGTRAVDRVEDDYPRTIALDNPLLRPHEDMKKIARFSQRKVDLLDISENKVATKRARVLANEGLGLDMQLDMVADRDKKAEARMKSAGMKQEKAWVLTFEKLLSQTDFAEKMQGMLKTLEAAYNYPVDVEFTANFANDGRLRVNVVQCRPLQTRGQKANVSIPKDISEEKILFRSQGFTMGGSIALHLKRLIYVVPDEYIKLGISEKHEVARTIGKLNKQLKDQEDKPTLLMGPGRWGTTTPSLGVPVHFSEINHASVLCEMAYEGGNLMPELSFGTHFFQDLVEGDIFYAALFPDREHVHINRDWFNSMPNQLNELLGEECRFANVIKACEFTDEDLQIVCDVLTQRLACFFT